In Bombus pascuorum chromosome 13, iyBomPasc1.1, whole genome shotgun sequence, a single genomic region encodes these proteins:
- the LOC132913329 gene encoding diacylglycerol kinase epsilon isoform X1, which translates to MLEDGYSTNVLCALFTIFFILMLNFFRYLVREPHIHIRDVTKEHNWISIRRETKAYYCSICESLLLNINGLICDSCGVCADPTCVKIADKQLKCKLVTVNANEPMKHHWIKGNLALNVICEICNEECDVEPGLTDWWCCWCQKCVHDNCKSKLSKICDFGKFKLMIIPPSSLNLRSTVRRRLYLCSVIPPNWPQWNPLIVVANKRSGNNDGAEILSLFRRLLNPAQVVDLSERDPVAVLEWCRLLGKVTCTVLVAGGDGTIAWLLNAIHKLGLEPVPSVAVIPLGTGNDLSRVLGWGKEHDPDKDPADILHEIQKAQKVELDRWTVIVKPYGGLGLRSSQQTFYMYNYLSVGVDAQVTLNFHRTRESRFYFYSSRLFNKLLYLCFGMQQVVERDCKDLDKNIELYLDEEKVNLPSIESIVILNIPSWAAGVDLWNMGLEGHEQYGKQSINDGKLEVVALYSSFHMAQLQVGLSQPYRLGQANSVKVKIIKSCAMQIDGEPWYQHPCEFNITYCNKAVMLVNTVERTI; encoded by the exons atgTTAGAGGACGGATATAGTACCAATGTTCTGTGTGCATTGTTTACCATATTTTTCATACTTATGCTAAATTTCTTCCGATATCTTGTACGAGAGCCCCATATTCATATTAGAGATGTTACCAAAGAGCATAATTGGATATCCATAAGAAGGGAAACAAAG GCATATTATTGTAGCATTTGTGAAAGCttgttgttaaatattaatggtTTGATCTGTGATTCATGTGGTGTTTGTGCGGATCCTACATGTGTCAAGATTGCAGATAAGCAATTAAAGTGCAAACTTGTTACCGTAAACGCAAATGAACCAATGAAGCACCATTGGATAAAAG GTAATTTAGCTCTAAATGTTATATGTGAAATATGTAATGAGGAATGTGATGTGGAACCTGGACTAACAGATTGGTGGTGCTGTTGGTGTCAAAAATGTGTCCACGATAACTGCAAGTCTAAGCTTTCTAAA ATATGTGATTTTGGTAAATTTAAGTTAATGATAATTCCACCAAGTAGCTTAAATCTACGAAGTACTGTAAGACGTAGATTATACCTTTGTTCGGTTATACCTCCAAATTGGCCTCAGTGGAATCCTCTTATAGTTGTTG ccAATAAAAGATCTGGTAATAATGATGGAGCAGAAATCTTGTCTCTGTTTAGAAGGTTATTAAATCCTGCACAAGTTGTTGATTTATCAGAGCGTGATCCAGTCGCTGTTTTAGAATGGTGTCGTTTACTTGGGAAAGTAACATGTACAGTCCTTGTAGCAGGTGGAGATGGAACAATAGCTTGGTTATTGAATGCTATTCATAAGCTTGGATTGGAG CCAGTTCCATCTGTAGCGGTAATTCCTTTGGGAACAGGAAATGATTTATCAAGAGTGCTAGGCTGGGGAAAAGAGCATGATCCAGATAAGGATCCTGCAGATATTTTGCATGAAATACAGAAAGCACAAAAAGTGGAACTCGATAG gtGGACTGTGATAGTAAAACCATATGGTGGATTAGGACTTAGAAGTTCGCAGCAAACATTTTACATGTATAATTACTTAAGCGTGGGAGTAGATGCACaagtaacattaaattttcatcgtaCAAGAGAGAGTCGTTTTTACTTCTATAGCAGTAGATTGTTTAATAAG CTACTATACTTGTGCTTTGGTATGCAACAAGTAGTTGAACGGGACTGCAAAGATCTTGATAAGAATATAGAGTTATATTTGGATGAAGAGAAAGTGAATTTGCCATCCATCGAaagtattgtaatattaaacattCCATCGTGGGCTGCTGGAGTTGATCTGTGGAATATGGGATTGGAAG GCCACGAACAATATGGAAAACAAAGTATCAATGACGGTAAATTAGAGGTAGTTGCGCTTTATTCATCATTTCATATGGCTCAACTTCAAGTAGGATTGTCTCAGCCTTATCGACTTGGACAAGCTAACAGTGTAAAG gtaaagataataaaatcttGCGCTATGCAAATTGATGGCGAACCATGGTATCAACATCCTTGCGAATTCaatattacatattgtaaTAAAGCAGTCATGCTTGTAAACACAGTTGAAAGAactatttaa
- the LOC132913329 gene encoding diacylglycerol kinase epsilon isoform X2, which produces MLEDGYSTNVLCALFTIFFILMLNFFRYLVREPHIHIRDVTKEHNWISIRRETKAYYCSICESLLLNINGLICDSCGVCADPTCVKIADKQLKCKLVTVNANEPMKHHWIKALNVICEICNEECDVEPGLTDWWCCWCQKCVHDNCKSKLSKICDFGKFKLMIIPPSSLNLRSTVRRRLYLCSVIPPNWPQWNPLIVVANKRSGNNDGAEILSLFRRLLNPAQVVDLSERDPVAVLEWCRLLGKVTCTVLVAGGDGTIAWLLNAIHKLGLEPVPSVAVIPLGTGNDLSRVLGWGKEHDPDKDPADILHEIQKAQKVELDRWTVIVKPYGGLGLRSSQQTFYMYNYLSVGVDAQVTLNFHRTRESRFYFYSSRLFNKLLYLCFGMQQVVERDCKDLDKNIELYLDEEKVNLPSIESIVILNIPSWAAGVDLWNMGLEGHEQYGKQSINDGKLEVVALYSSFHMAQLQVGLSQPYRLGQANSVKVKIIKSCAMQIDGEPWYQHPCEFNITYCNKAVMLVNTVERTI; this is translated from the exons atgTTAGAGGACGGATATAGTACCAATGTTCTGTGTGCATTGTTTACCATATTTTTCATACTTATGCTAAATTTCTTCCGATATCTTGTACGAGAGCCCCATATTCATATTAGAGATGTTACCAAAGAGCATAATTGGATATCCATAAGAAGGGAAACAAAG GCATATTATTGTAGCATTTGTGAAAGCttgttgttaaatattaatggtTTGATCTGTGATTCATGTGGTGTTTGTGCGGATCCTACATGTGTCAAGATTGCAGATAAGCAATTAAAGTGCAAACTTGTTACCGTAAACGCAAATGAACCAATGAAGCACCATTGGATAAAAG CTCTAAATGTTATATGTGAAATATGTAATGAGGAATGTGATGTGGAACCTGGACTAACAGATTGGTGGTGCTGTTGGTGTCAAAAATGTGTCCACGATAACTGCAAGTCTAAGCTTTCTAAA ATATGTGATTTTGGTAAATTTAAGTTAATGATAATTCCACCAAGTAGCTTAAATCTACGAAGTACTGTAAGACGTAGATTATACCTTTGTTCGGTTATACCTCCAAATTGGCCTCAGTGGAATCCTCTTATAGTTGTTG ccAATAAAAGATCTGGTAATAATGATGGAGCAGAAATCTTGTCTCTGTTTAGAAGGTTATTAAATCCTGCACAAGTTGTTGATTTATCAGAGCGTGATCCAGTCGCTGTTTTAGAATGGTGTCGTTTACTTGGGAAAGTAACATGTACAGTCCTTGTAGCAGGTGGAGATGGAACAATAGCTTGGTTATTGAATGCTATTCATAAGCTTGGATTGGAG CCAGTTCCATCTGTAGCGGTAATTCCTTTGGGAACAGGAAATGATTTATCAAGAGTGCTAGGCTGGGGAAAAGAGCATGATCCAGATAAGGATCCTGCAGATATTTTGCATGAAATACAGAAAGCACAAAAAGTGGAACTCGATAG gtGGACTGTGATAGTAAAACCATATGGTGGATTAGGACTTAGAAGTTCGCAGCAAACATTTTACATGTATAATTACTTAAGCGTGGGAGTAGATGCACaagtaacattaaattttcatcgtaCAAGAGAGAGTCGTTTTTACTTCTATAGCAGTAGATTGTTTAATAAG CTACTATACTTGTGCTTTGGTATGCAACAAGTAGTTGAACGGGACTGCAAAGATCTTGATAAGAATATAGAGTTATATTTGGATGAAGAGAAAGTGAATTTGCCATCCATCGAaagtattgtaatattaaacattCCATCGTGGGCTGCTGGAGTTGATCTGTGGAATATGGGATTGGAAG GCCACGAACAATATGGAAAACAAAGTATCAATGACGGTAAATTAGAGGTAGTTGCGCTTTATTCATCATTTCATATGGCTCAACTTCAAGTAGGATTGTCTCAGCCTTATCGACTTGGACAAGCTAACAGTGTAAAG gtaaagataataaaatcttGCGCTATGCAAATTGATGGCGAACCATGGTATCAACATCCTTGCGAATTCaatattacatattgtaaTAAAGCAGTCATGCTTGTAAACACAGTTGAAAGAactatttaa